The following are encoded in a window of Ogataea parapolymorpha DL-1 chromosome VII, whole genome shotgun sequence genomic DNA:
- a CDS encoding Nucleotide excision repair factor NEF2, RAD4/CUT5 component, which yields METYNGLPFHGLKFCSTSINTAQRSTLAWKIEMLGGTFHNDLLADINVLLVGSIDTPKYHFCAQRRFDIKFVLPDTVNTIYDLWTQNKEIDPSIIDNYLLSPFHGMSICLSRLSNITSPQFHRDVIAKIIVDLGGNPTESLTPSHKVVVSIEKSGKRYEKAIEWGIPVVHPKWVIDSAERGAALQWKYYDIATVNPERIGQGSCLVWNKLDRSQFQQVCVRPENDTIFRDKNSELVVQAQHSPSIPPNAAHRAKFSTVLPHSGSHIFKKVGFYLCGFSKNEFLKLKSVISDEGGDIVSDTSANVIVVPSYYSYSDVPAKLKNLADLKGIKIVNEWFIERSLHYSKLCFDQWSVPRIHTTLKLSLKIAFSGFGGIELLHVEKVLKSLGCFPTRTFDQTNDLLVINITSIGLTEQRFPTFFDNDYKSILSVPCPTELETQLSKTMNKVLAAKSWGIPVVSFAYIWKVTDIGDLPALKDGSFCIFAPNPIETRTKGRLSHQAEMIDTELKSIVESTTLGSNGLFSQDGSFGSGVNKEHPTPKMDQHIISRKQLKSIRLAGMASESRLNTLSTLQQEHQGAHSDSGTSKKITEIQVLDLQTSRSRRKN from the coding sequence ATGGAAACTTATAACGGCCTACCTTTTCACGGGCTCAAATTCTGCAGCACCTCTATCAATACTGCTCAAAGATCCACTTTGGCGTGGAAGATTGAAATGCTGGGTGGCACTTTCCATAATGATCTTCTCGCTGATATAAATGTCCTGTTAGTTGGAAGCATTGATACCCCAAAATACCATTTTTGTGCCCAGAGACGCTTTGATATTAAATTTGTTTTACCTGATACAGTTAACACTATCTATGACCTTTGGACCCAGAACAAAGAAATAGATCCATCTATTATCGATAATTATCTCTTGAGCCCATTCCATGGAATGTCAATATGTCTCTCCAGGCTGTCTAATATAACTTCACCGCAATTCCATCGAGACGTTATTGCCAAGATTATCGTTGATTTAGGAGGTAACCCCACTGAATCTTTAACACCCTCTCACAAGGTTGTCGTCAGCATTGAAAAGTCAGGCAAAAGATATGAAAAGGCCATCGAATGGGGAATTCCAGTTGTCCATCCCAAATGGGTTATTGATAGCGCCgaacgaggagctgcacTACAATGGAAGTATTACGATATTGCCACAGTCAACCCCGAGAGGATTGGTCAGGGCAGCTGTCTAGTTTGGAATAAGTTGGATAGATCACAGTTCCAACAAGTGTGCGTAAGGCCAGAGAATGATACAATATTTCGCGATAAAAATTCTGAACTTGTCGTCCAAGCACAACACAGTCCTTCTATTCCTCCCAATGCCGCTCATCGGGCCAAATTCTCCACCGTTTTGCCTCATAGTGGTAGTcacattttcaagaaagtTGGATTTTACCTTTGTGGTTTCTCTAAAAACGAATTTTTGAAGTTGAAGTCCGTGATATCGGATGAAGGTGGCGATATCGTGTCTGACACTAGTGCAAATGTCATAGTTGTACCATCTTACTACTCTTATTCCGATGTCCCCGCAAAACTCAAGAATCTTGCAGACTTGAAGGGGATAAAAATTGTCAATGAGTGGTTTATCGAAAGAAGTTTACACTATTCAAAATTATGCTTTGATCAGTGGTCGGTGCCCAGGATTCACACCACTCTCAAATTGAGTTTAAAAATTGCATTCTCAGGATTTGGGGGCATAGAGCTTTTACACGTAGAGAAGGTGCTCAAATCTCTTGGTTGTTTCCCCACTCGAACTTTTGACCAGACCAATGATCTCTTGGTCATCAATATAACAAGCATAGGTCTCACGGAACAACGCTTCCCAACATTTTTTGATAATGACTATAAAAGTATATTATCAGTTCCCTGTCCAACGGAACTCGAGACTCAATTATCTAAAACTATGAATAAGGTATTAGCCGCCAAATCTTGGGGAATTCCTGTGGTGTCTTTTGCATATATCTGGAAGGTGACCGATATAGGAGACTTACCTGCTCTTAAAGATGGTTCTTTCTGCATCTTTGCTCCAAATCCTATAGAGACGAGGACAAAGGGGCGACTATCTCACCAAGCAGAGATGATTGACACTGAATTGAAGAGCATTGTTGAGAGTACTACATTAGGGAGCAACGGATTATTCTCACAGGATGGCTCTTTTGGGTCTGGCGTAAATAAAGAACACCCAACTCCCAAAATGGATCAACATATAATATCCAGAAAACAACTCAAATCCATTAGATTGGCAGGAATGGCTTCTGAGTCGCGATTGAACACATTGTCAACCCTACAGCAAGAACATCAAGGTGCGCATTCTGATTCTGGGAcctcaaagaaaataaCTGAGATTCAGGTTTTAGACCTCCAAACCTCAAGGAGTCGAAGAAAGAACTGA
- a CDS encoding Protein SIM1 gives MKITTSTLLAISATLINSAHAAPAPKAGDVANTEDCTTTAKSYHAHHQHKRAVAYDYVYVTVTVDSAGNTVSPTVEASLESKTIDLATSASSSSSSSSSHSTTTGGSVSTGSSSTSSTSSSSSTSSSSSGSSSGISGDLSAFSDPTQKFEDGTISCSSFPSGQGVIALDWLGFGGWSGIYHPSDTSTGGSCTEGSYCSYACQPGMSKTQWPSDQPSDGKSVGGLYCKGGKLYRSNQDSDYLCEWGENSARVVSKLDKSVAICRTDYPGTENMVIPTVVEAGGENILTVVDQDTYYQWQGKKTSAQYYVNNAGVSYQDGCIWSEAGTTVGNWAPLNFGAGYTNGISYLSLIPNPNNREAANFNVKIVAYDDDSVVSGECYYENGSYNGDGSDGCTASVTKGKAKFVLYN, from the coding sequence ATGAAAATCACTACTTCAACATTGTTAGCCATAAGTGCCACGCTGATAAATTCAGCTCAtgctgctccagcaccaaaaGCTGGAGATGTTGCCAATACAGAGGATTGCACCACGACTGCTAAAAGCTATCATGCTCATCATCAGCACAAACGTGCTGTCGCGTATGATTACGTTTACGTGACTGTCACTGTTGACTCAGCTGGGAACACCGTGTCTCCAACAGTTGAAGCATCGCTTGAAAGCAAAACTATTGACCTAGCGACCTCTGCctcatcttcttccagctcttcgtcATCTCATTCCACAACCACTGGTGGTTCTGTCAGCACTGGCTCGTCCTCTACCTCgagcaccagctcgtcttcAAGTACTTCGAGCTCGTCTTCCGGATCCTCTAGTGGCATAAGTGGTGATCTATCTGCCTTCTCAGATCCAACTCAGAAATTTGAGGATGGAACTATCTCTTGCTCTAGTTTCCCATCTGGTCAAGGTGTGATCGCATTGGATTGGCTTGGATTTGGTGGATGGTCTGGTATTTATCATCCATCTGACACTTCCACAGGTGGTTCATGTACTGAAGGCTCCTATTGCTCGTATGCATGCCAACCAGGTATGTCTAAAACCCAATGGCCTTCTGATCAACCATCTGACGGAAAATCTGTTGGTGGTCTTTACTGTAAGGGAGGTAAACTTTACAGAAGCAATCAAGATTCAGACTACCTATGTGAATGGGGTGAAAACTCTGCTAGAGTCGTTTCCAAACTTGACAAGTCTGTTGCTATTTGCAGAACTGATTATCCGGGAACTGAAAACATGGTAATTCCAACTGTGGTCGAAGCAGGCGGTGAGAACATTTTGACGGTGGTTGACCAAGATACATACTATCAATGGCAGGGCAAAAAGACGTCTGCTCAATACTATGTTAACAATGCTGGAGTGTCGTACCAAGACGGTTGTATCTGGAGCGAAGCTGGCACCACTGTCGGAAACTGGGCACCTTTGAACTTTGGTGCAGGATACACAAATGGTATATCTTACTTGTCATTGATTCCTAATCCGAACAACCGCGAGGCTGCCAATTTCAACGTGAAAATTGTTGCTTACGATGACGACAGTGTGGTTTCTGGAGAATGTTATTATGAAAATGGTTCCTATAATGGAGATGGAAGTGACGGATGCACAGCTTCCGTTACCAAGGGTAAAGCCAAGTTTGTCCTTTACAACTAA
- a CDS encoding Ribosome biogenesis protein BMS1: MIDRSPDDDPPPVIVAVVGPKGTGKTTLIRSLIRRLTKTTLTDIKGPITVVSGKRRRLTFIECANDLNSMIDIAKVADLVLLMIDGNFGFEMETMEFLNIAQHHGMPKILGVTTHLDLFKKPATLRASKKRLKHRFWTEVYQGAKLFYLSGVINGRYPDREILNLTRFISVMKFRPLRWRNEHPYLLVDRIIDLTHPSLIEKNQKVDRKVAVYGYVHGTALKAENQRVHIAGVGDYTISHVEKLPDPCPTPYYEQRLEEIEREQRKDTEQSGQKSVSRRGRRKRLEDKQKIIYGPMSDVQGVLIDKDAVYIDVGSESFKEGAEHGLGEKMVTSLQKASERLDARSFGEVQLFSDAPESVADHVQNVEDEVLRQESGRKELRQARPYKFDESEVSDDAEVSSSDAESQDERDNRENLNFLNDIRKSFQTPMEIEQANLESDSDFDLSDDESLEAKSYWQKIGSKLNSNEGKTTWDINKLLYMDNIDPIDAISRWKKEEEELEYSSSIEDGDADDKEIHDTEDQDSDEDENFFVKKVISNNFIQRDSPHNGNVTPASKLHDKWLVNHSAMGRLKSRFFVSPKQRLKELDADDEIDPEEEYGDFENLESEEEDSGTTSEESSGNDAGDDFFNFNAEATDIQDTIDVGSASGDQSSDMSFERQRERNAKRKEKLRQQFEEEEDLTNNNDIFDETDTWYDYQKAKMAKQLEINKSELTDMSEDVRAHIEGFTAGSYVKLTFNNLPMEVIENFDPKYPLVIGGLLQTEDRFGFLNARIRRHRWHKKVLKTNDPLILSLGWRRFQTLPIYTTSDSRTRNRLLKYTPEHTYCFATFYGPLVAPNTTFCGVQAVSKELTTGSFRIAATGIVEDLNADVEIVKKLKLVGHPYKVFKNTAFIKDMFSSALEVAKFEGATIRTVSGLRGEIKRALSKPEGHFRATFEDKILMSDIVFLKTWYPIKPKRFYNPVTSLLLSDKENWRGMKLTGTLKAENNISAASDPDSEYKKIERKERKFNPLKIPRSIQATLPYKSQLHQMRKQKRQGYLQKRAVVVGGEERKARSIVQTVQTIKKDKDQKRSMKKQEKNAERLRKLAKLEEAKRDKEKQRKKEFFSQSKKRKLAGASPASSDAFGKKRKS, translated from the coding sequence ATGATTGACAGGAGTCCGGATGATGACCCGCCACCTGTGATTGTTGCTGTGGTCGGTCCAAAGGGGACGGGAAAAACCACTTTGATTAGATCTCTAATACGAAGATTAACGAAGACTACATTAACAGATATAAAGGGTCCTATTACTGTCGTGAGTggcaaaagaagaaggctCACTTTTATCGAATGTGCTAATGATCTTAACTCAATGATAGATATTGCGAAAGTTGCAGATCTGGTCTTGCTCATGATCGatggcaattttggatttgagatGGAAACAATGGAATTTTTGAATATTGCACAACATCACGGTATGCCTAAGATTCTTGGAGTGACAACTCATCTTGATCTTTTCAAAAAGCCGGCGACTTTGCGGGCCTCGAAAAAGAGATTAAAACACCGCTTTTGGACCGAAGTTTATCAAGGCGCAAAACTTTTCTATTTATCGGGGGTGATTAATGGCCGCTACCCTGATAGAGAAATTCTGAATCTTACACGTTTTATTTCCGTGATGAAATTCAGACCTCTGAGATGGAGAAATGAACATCCATATCTGTTAGTCGATAGAATCATAGATCTGACGCATCCTTCTTTgatagaaaaaaatcaaaaagtcGATCGAAAGGTCGCTGTTTATGGATATGTTCATGGCACTGCATTGAAAGCAGAGAATCAACGAGTCCATATTGCCGGTGTAGGGGATTATACGATTTCTCATGTGGAGAAATTACCAGACCCTTGTCCTACGCCCTACTACGAGCAGAGATTagaagaaattgaacgGGAACAAAGGAAGGATACAGAGCAAAGTGGGCAAAAGAGTGTTTCAAGGcgtggaagaagaaagcgATTGGAAGATAAGCAAAAAATTATCTACGGGCCAATGTCAGATGTTCAAGGGGTTTTAATAGATAAAGATGCAGTCTATATTGACGTTGGAAGTGAATCATTCAAAGAGGGAGCTGAGCATGGTCTTGGTGAGAAAATGGTGACCAGCCTACAGAAGGCCAGTGAGAGACTGGATGCAAGATCATTCGGTGAGGTCCAGTTGTTTAGTGATGCCCCTGAATCAGTTGCAGACCACGTGCAAAATGTCGAAGATGAGGTTCTCAGGCAAGAaagtggaagaaaagagCTTAGACAGGCTCGTCCTTATAAGTTTGACGAGTCAGAGGTCTCTGATGACGCAGAAGTTTCTTCTAGTGATGCAGAATCCCAAGACGAACGCGACAATCGAGAAAATCTCAACTTTTTGAACGATATCCGGAAGTCATTTCAAACACCAATGGAAATTGAACAAGCAAACCTCGAATCTGATTCTGATTTTGACTTATCGGATGATGAGTCATTGGAGGCTAAATCTTACTGGCAAAAAATTGGCTCGAAGCTGAATAGCAATGAAGGGAAAACGACATGGGATATTAACAAGTTGTTGTATATGGATAACATTGACCCCATTGATGCAATATCCAGATggaagaaagaagaagaagaactgGAATATTCGAGCTCCATTGAAGATGGAGATGCTGACGACAAAGAAATTCATGACACGGAAGATCAGGATTCAGACGAAGATGAGAATTTCTTTGTAAAAAAGGTCATTTCCAATAACTTTATTCAGAGGGATAGTCCTCATAATGGAAACGTCACTCCCGCCAGCAAATTACATGACAAATGGCTTGTAAATCATTCCGCTATGGGCAGGTTGAAAAGTCGGttttttgtttctccaaagcaaAGGTTGAAAGAGTTAGAtgccgacgacgagattgaCCCAGAAGAGGAATAcggagattttgaaaatttggaaAGTGAGGAGGAAGATTCAGGCACTACTTCCGAGGAATCTTCCGGAAACGATGCGGGGgatgattttttcaattttaATGCTGAAGCCACTGACATCCAAGACACAATAGATGTTGGTTCAGCTAGTGGAGACCAATCTAGCGATATGAGTTTTGAGCGGCAGAGGGAGCGCAACGCGaagagaaaagagaaacTGAGACAACAGTttgaagaggaggaagatttAACAAACAACAATGATATATTTGATGAAACTGATACATGGTATGACTACCAGAAGGCAAAGATGGCTAAACAACTTGAGATTAACAAATCTGAGCTTACCGACATGTCAGAAGACGTCAGGGCACATATAGAGGGTTTCACCGCAGGGTCATATGTCAAATTGACATTCAATAATCTACCAATGGAAGTAATAGAAAATTTTGATCCAAAATATCCTTTGGTTATTGGTGGCCTTTTACAAACTGAAGATAGATTTGGATTTCTAAACGCAAGAATCAGAAGACACAGGTGGCACAAAAAGGTTTTGAAGACTAACGACCCGCTGATCTTATCTTTAGGATGGAGGAGATTTCAAACGCTTCCAATTTACACAACATCTGACTCAAGAACTAGGAATAGACTGCTGAAGTATACCCCCGAACACACATATTGCTTTGCTACTTTCTATGGACCTTTGGTTGCACCGAATACTACTTTTTGTGGTGTACAAGCAGTTTCAAAGGAGCTCACAACCGGCTCTTTTAGAATAGCTGCTACTGGTATTGTTGAGGACTTGAATGCTGATGTCGAGATTGTGAAGAAACTGAAGCTTGTTGGCCACCCCTACAaagttttcaagaacacaGCATTCATCAAAGATAtgttttcttctgctttggAAGTCGCAAAATTCGAAGGAGCCACTATCCGAACAGTATCCGGACTTCGGGGAGAGATCAAGAGAGCTCTTTCCAAACCGGAGGGACATTTTAGAGCCACTTTTGAGGATAAAATCTTGATGAGTGATATCGTTTTCTTGAAGACGTGGTACCCAATCAAGCCAAAAAGGTTTTATAACCCCGTGACATCTCTGCTCCTATCTGACAAGGAGAATTGGAGAGGTATGAAGCTTACAGGGACTTTGAAGGCAGAAAATAACATATCAGCGGCGTCAGATCCTGATTCAGAATACAAGAAGATTGAACGAAAAGAACGAAAGTTCAATCCACTCAAAATTCCTCGCTCCATTCAAGCGACCCTGCCTTATAAATCTCAGTTGCACCAAATgagaaaacagaagagACAAGGATACTTGCAAAAGAGAGCAGTCGTTGTGGGAGGTGAAGAACGAAAAGCAAGAAGCATTGTTCAAACCGTTCAAACTATCAAAAAGGATAAAGACCAGAAACGTTCAATGAAgaagcaagaaaaaaatgctGAAAGACTTAGAAAGCTGGCAAAGCTCGAGGAAGCTAAAAGAGATAAGGAGAAGCAACGAAAAAAGGagtttttttctcaaagTAAGAAGCGAAAATTGGCAGGAGCCAGCCCTGCCTCTAGTGATGCATTCGGTAAGAAAAGGAAAAGCTAA